Part of the Variovorax sp. PAMC 28711 genome is shown below.
CGAAAGAACAGCTGCATGGCGTGCCATGGGCTGGTCCATAAGCAGGTCGGGCCGGGTTTTGCCGAGGTGGCGCGTCGCTATCGCAACGATGCGGCGCTCGCGCCGCAACTGGCCGCGAAGATCCGCAACGGAAGCGTCGGCACCTGGGGCCGGCTCATCATGCCGCGGCAGCCGCAGTTGTCGGAAGACGATGCGCTGGTGCTGGCGCGGTGGGTACTGAGCCAGCCGCCGCCACCGCCCTGATTTCGGGCGCAGATCTTATTGCTGCGCGAGCGTCTTGAAGATCTCGCGAGCGGCCTCGACCGTGGCGGCGATGTCGTCGTCGGTGTGCGCGGCACTCACGAAGCCGGCCTCGTACAACGCGGGTGCGATGTAGACGCCACGGTCGAGCAGGCCGTGGAACAGCGCATTGAACTTGGCGTTGTCGGTCGTCATCACGGTGGCGTAGTTCTGCGGCAACTGGTCGAACAGGAAGAAGCCGAACATGCCGCCTTCGCTGTCGGCGCTGAAGGGCACGCCCTCGGCCGATGCAGCGGATTTCAATCCGTCGGTCAGCGAGCGCGTCCTGGCGGACAGTGCTTCGTAGAAGCCGGGCTTCGAGATTTCCTTGAGGGTCGCCAGGCCACAGGCCGTGGCGACCGGGTTGCCCGACAGCGTGCCGGCCTGATACACCGGTCCGAGCGGCGCCAGCAATTCCATGATGGCGCGCGGCCCACCGAATGCGGCGAGCGGCATGCCGCCACCGATGACCTTGCCGAGCACCGTGAGGTCCGGCGTGATGCCGAGCACGCCCTGCGCGCCATGCAGGCCCACGCGAAAGCCGGTCATGACTTCGTCGAACACCAGCAGCGCGCCGTGCTGAGTGCAGAGTTCGCGGCACCGTTTGGCAAACGGGGCGCTGGCGCGCACGAAGTTCATGTTGCCGGCGATCGCCTCGATCATCAGGCAGGCCAGTTCGTGCCCATGCAGCGCGAAGGCTTCTTCGAGTTGCGCGAGGTTGTTGTACTCGAGCACCAGCGTGTGCTGAACCACTTCGGGCGGCACGCCGGCCGAGGTCGGGTTGCCGAAGGTGGCGAGGCCGGAGCCGGCTTTCACCAGCAGCGCATCGGCATGGCCGTGGTAGCAGCCTTCGAACTTGATGATGTATTTGCGGCCGGTCGCGCCACGCGCGAGGCGCAATGCGCTCATCGCGGCTTCGGTGCCCGAGCTGACGAGCCGCACCATCTCCATCGACGGCACCAGCGCGAGGATGGTCTCCGCCAGTTCGATCTCGCGCTCGGTCGGCGCCCCGTACGAAAAGCCCTCGAGCACGGCCTTCTGCACCGCCTCGACCACCGCGGGATGGCCGTGGCCGAGGATCATCGGACCCCATGAGCCGATGTAGTCGATGTAGCGCTTGTCGGCGGCATCCCAGAAGTAAGCGCCGTGCGCACGCTGGATGAAGCGCGGCGTGCCGCCGACCGCCTTGAAGGCGCGCACCGGCGAATTCACGCCGCCGGGGATCACGGCGCGGGCGCGCTCGAAGAGGATGTCGTTGGGGTCGGTGGAAGTCGTCATCGGTCAGTGTCGGGTGTCGTGCGGGGGGAGGCCGAAGTCGGGGCCGGAAATGTCGGGGATCTCGTCTTCGTCGTCATCGTCGTCTTCGGCCTGGGCCCAGAAGAGGCGGTCGGGCAGCACGTGGCCCATGCCGGGCCGGAAACCCGCGTCGAGACAGCGGTCCATGTAGCTCAGCGCTTCGCTGGCGGCGGCCACCAGGTCGGTGCCGCTGGCCAGCAGCGCCGCCAGCGCGGCGGACAAGGTGTCGCCCGCGCCCGCGAAGACGGCTTCGAGGCGCTCGTACTTTTCGCTGGCGAGCACCGATTGCGGTGAGGCCAGCACGTTGTCGATGAACTGGTCGGGCAGCATGATGCCGGTGACGAGCGTGTAAGGCACGCCGAATTCCCCGGCGGCCTTGGCGATGTCGCGCGCGCCCGGCGGGCGGTCGCCGGTCCAGTCGGGCAGCAACCAGCGCCACAGCGTGCTGTGGTTGCCGACCAGCACGGTGGTCTGTGGCAGCACGAGTTCGCGAAAGGCGTCGAGGTACGCCTCGATCTGGTTCTCGTCCCACCACGACAGGTTGGGCATGTAGGCGACCACGGGCACGTCGGGGTAGTCGGTCGCGGTCTCGGCCACGGTGCTCAGCGTTTCGGGCGAACCGACAAAACCGACCTTGATCACCTGCACCGGCACGTCTTCGAGCACGGCGCGGGTCTGCTCGGCCACCGCTTCTTCGTCGAAAGCGAAGTGGTCGAAGATTTCGGCGGTGTCGCGGGCGTAGGCGCCCGTCACGATCGGCAGCATGTGGGCGCCCACTGATGCCATGGCCAAGGCGTCGCCGCCCAGGCCGCCGGCCCCGCTCGGATCGCTCGCGTTGAAAACGAGCACGCACGGCGGGTTGAGGTCGGCGTCGACGACCTCGGCTTCGTCGTTCGCGGGGTCGTTAAGATCGCCCGGCGGACGGGTTTGGGCTGCTGGTAATAAGTAAGTGGTCATATGCCGGTCCGTGTCATCTCGATGGTGGCATATGTGAGACGTTGGTCACGCGATCGCGTGATACGCCTAGATACAATCGTTGCATTCTATGTACAGGGACTTTAAGCTGCGATGAATACGAAAACCTGGATGTGCCTGATTTGCGGGTGGATCTATGACGAAGCGGTAGGGGTACCAGAGGATGGTATTGCGGCCGGCACGGCATGGGCGGATGTCCCGATGAACTGGACGTGCCCCGAGTGTGGTGCACGCAAGGAAGACTTCGAAATGGTTGAAATCTGAAAGCATGGCATAGGGCCGTGCTTTTTGCGCGGCTGCAGGTGCAACGCGCGGTTGCCTTCCTGATGGGTGTCAAACGAGGAGTGCCATGAGCACGAGCGGATCCGGTTACAAGGTGCTGGTCATCGATGACAGCAACACCATTCGACGCAGTGCCGAGATCTTCCTCAAGCAGGGCGGCCATGAAGTCCTGCTCGCCGAAGACGGTTTCGACGCCCTTTCGAAGATCAACGACCACAAGCCGCACCTGATCTTCTGCGACATCCTGATGCCGCGCCTCGACGGTTACCAGACCTGCGCCATCATCAAGCGCAACGCCCAGTTCTCGAACGTCCCTGTCGTCATGCTGTCGTCGAAAGACGGCGTGTTCGACAAGGCGCGCGGCCGCATGGTCGGCTCGCAGGACTACCTCACCAAGCCCTTTACCAAAGACCAGTTGCTGCAGGCCGTGCAGCAGTTCGGCCTCGTTCAACCGGAAGCCACGTAATGCCGATTCACAAAGTGCTGGTGGTCGATGACTCCAAGACGGAACTGATGTTCCTGACCGATCTGCTGCAAAAGAACGGCTTCGCCGTGAAGACCGCAGAGAACGCCGACGACGCGATGCGCCGCCTCGAGGAAGAGCAGCCCGACCTGATCCTGATGGACGTGGTGATGCCCGGCCAGAACGGTTTCCAGCTGACGCGCAGCATCGCGCGCAATCCGCTCTACGCCGCGGTGCCGATCATTCTGTGCACCAGCAAGAACCAGGAAACCGATCGTGTGTGGGGCATGCGCCAGGGCGCACGCGACTACATCGTGAAGCCGGTCAACGCGGTTGAATTGCTGGCCAAGATCAACGCGCTGGCCTGATCGCCACACCCCGAGTTCATGGCCAACCGCGACGCTCTCCGCGCTTTCCAGTCCCGGCTTGCCAGCCGACTCCAGGCGGCCAAAACGTCAGGCGTTTCGGCGTCCTGGCTCGCGGTAGAGGCCGGCGACGCCAAATACCTTTTCCCGCTCGGCCATGCCGGCGAGATCTTTCCGTGGACACCGCCGCTCGCGGTGCCGTACACGGAGCCATGGTTCCTCGGTGTGGCCAACCTGCGCGGTGGCCTTTACGGCGTGGTGCAGTTGTCCAGCTTCGCGTCGGGCGTTGCCACGCCACTGGCCGCCAGCGAAGTCGCTCGCGCGCAGTCGCGCATGGTGGCGTTCAACGAATTGCTCGAAGTCAATTGCGCGTTGCTGGTCGATCGCCTGGTCGGCCTGCGCGGCGTCGAAGCGTTCACCGCCTCGGATCCGCCCGGCACCGAAGCGCCCGCCTGGCTCGGGCACGCCTACACCGACGTGGCCGGCGAGCGCTGGCAAGAAGTCAATTTGCAGGCCATGGCCCAGCAACCCCGGTTTTTGAGCATCGGCGCCTGAGGGCGCCAGCCACCGATACCCACCCGAAGGACCGACCGTGAGCTCGATCGCCGACAAGTTCAAGAAGTTTCTGCCCGTTCGCGAGGACGGCGTGACCGTCCACGCCGACAATGCCGCCGCCATGTCGCTCGACAACGTGGAGACGCAGCAGCCGCCCGAGGACAAGACCGTGCTGTACAGAAGCGACGCACTCCACGACGCGGCGGCGCCGGTGCAGCCGGTGGCCGAGTCCGAGCCGGTGCTCGCAGCGACGCCGCCGCACGGGCATGAAGACTTTCAGCCGAGCCGCAGCTTCGCCGACACCGTCGAGGCGGAAGCAGCGCCGGCAGCTGCACCGTTGGCGGCGGTGGCCGCGTCCGCGACGGCGCGATCGCCGCTGGCGCGTCAACAGCGTGTGCTGGCGGCCATCCTCGGAGGGGTCGTGGTGCTGCTGCTGCTGGTGGCGGGTTCGGCCATCCTCCGTGCGGAGCGGCTGGCGCAGCAGGTCGCGTCCACGGGTCAGGCACTCATGCAGTCGCAACGGCTCGCCAAATCGGTGTCGCAGGCGTTGGTGGGCAATGTCCCGGCCTTCGTCGAAGTGAAGGAAAGCTCCGACGATCTGGCACGCCGCATCCAGGGCCTGGCCACCGGCGACGAGTCGCTCAAGCTGGAACGGGTCGGCGCGCAGTACGACGCCGAACTCGAAAAGATCACGCCGCTGGTCGACGGTGCCGACAAAAGCGCGAAGGCCGTGCTGGCGCAGCAGGAAATCCTGACCCGCGTCGGTGCCGCGTTGCGCAACATCAACCGTCAGTCGTCCGAGCTGCTTGAGATGACCGAGACGGTCGCCTCGCTCAAGATGCAGCAGTCGGCCACGGTGCCCGAGATTTCTGCCGCCGGCCAGCTCGTCATGCTGACGCAGCGCATCGGCAAGTCGGCCAACGAATTCCTGACGGTCGAAGGCGTGAGCCCCGACGCGGTGTTCCTGCTCGGCAAGGACCTGAATACCTTCCAGGAAATCACCCGCGGCCTGCTCGACGGCAATGCACAGCAGCGGCTGCCCGGCAC
Proteins encoded:
- a CDS encoding c-type cytochrome: MLRLRLATVALCLGGAASAQAQALTPEALARKNSCMACHGLVHKQVGPGFAEVARRYRNDAALAPQLAAKIRNGSVGTWGRLIMPRQPQLSEDDALVLARWVLSQPPPPP
- the hemL gene encoding glutamate-1-semialdehyde 2,1-aminomutase encodes the protein MTTSTDPNDILFERARAVIPGGVNSPVRAFKAVGGTPRFIQRAHGAYFWDAADKRYIDYIGSWGPMILGHGHPAVVEAVQKAVLEGFSYGAPTEREIELAETILALVPSMEMVRLVSSGTEAAMSALRLARGATGRKYIIKFEGCYHGHADALLVKAGSGLATFGNPTSAGVPPEVVQHTLVLEYNNLAQLEEAFALHGHELACLMIEAIAGNMNFVRASAPFAKRCRELCTQHGALLVFDEVMTGFRVGLHGAQGVLGITPDLTVLGKVIGGGMPLAAFGGPRAIMELLAPLGPVYQAGTLSGNPVATACGLATLKEISKPGFYEALSARTRSLTDGLKSAASAEGVPFSADSEGGMFGFFLFDQLPQNYATVMTTDNAKFNALFHGLLDRGVYIAPALYEAGFVSAAHTDDDIAATVEAAREIFKTLAQQ
- the thiD gene encoding bifunctional hydroxymethylpyrimidine kinase/phosphomethylpyrimidine kinase; the protein is MTTYLLPAAQTRPPGDLNDPANDEAEVVDADLNPPCVLVFNASDPSGAGGLGGDALAMASVGAHMLPIVTGAYARDTAEIFDHFAFDEEAVAEQTRAVLEDVPVQVIKVGFVGSPETLSTVAETATDYPDVPVVAYMPNLSWWDENQIEAYLDAFRELVLPQTTVLVGNHSTLWRWLLPDWTGDRPPGARDIAKAAGEFGVPYTLVTGIMLPDQFIDNVLASPQSVLASEKYERLEAVFAGAGDTLSAALAALLASGTDLVAAASEALSYMDRCLDAGFRPGMGHVLPDRLFWAQAEDDDDDEDEIPDISGPDFGLPPHDTRH
- a CDS encoding rubredoxin; the protein is MNTKTWMCLICGWIYDEAVGVPEDGIAAGTAWADVPMNWTCPECGARKEDFEMVEI
- a CDS encoding response regulator, whose translation is MSTSGSGYKVLVIDDSNTIRRSAEIFLKQGGHEVLLAEDGFDALSKINDHKPHLIFCDILMPRLDGYQTCAIIKRNAQFSNVPVVMLSSKDGVFDKARGRMVGSQDYLTKPFTKDQLLQAVQQFGLVQPEAT
- a CDS encoding response regulator transcription factor, which gives rise to MPIHKVLVVDDSKTELMFLTDLLQKNGFAVKTAENADDAMRRLEEEQPDLILMDVVMPGQNGFQLTRSIARNPLYAAVPIILCTSKNQETDRVWGMRQGARDYIVKPVNAVELLAKINALA
- a CDS encoding chemotaxis protein CheW; its protein translation is MANRDALRAFQSRLASRLQAAKTSGVSASWLAVEAGDAKYLFPLGHAGEIFPWTPPLAVPYTEPWFLGVANLRGGLYGVVQLSSFASGVATPLAASEVARAQSRMVAFNELLEVNCALLVDRLVGLRGVEAFTASDPPGTEAPAWLGHAYTDVAGERWQEVNLQAMAQQPRFLSIGA